One region of Gammaproteobacteria bacterium genomic DNA includes:
- a CDS encoding LysR family transcriptional regulator: protein MKIPRVTLEQWRVLQAVVDCGGFAQAAERLHRSQSSVSYAVARLQEQIGMSLLEIEGRKAQLTAAGEALLRRSRQLVSDALELEQFAADLEQGWEPEIRLLVDAAFPNAQLMAVLKRFVPLSRGTRVQLSEVVLSGAEEALLEGKADLVIGAIVPPGFLGEPLLDVEFLAVAHPAHPLHQIEPPLLEHDLRRELQVVIRDSGLQRKRDVGWLGSEYRWTVTNFETALDTIFAGLAFGWLPCSRIQMPLEQGLIKALPLREGQRQLVNLYMIFGQPNRVGPATATLARLLREGCAGG from the coding sequence ATGAAGATACCGCGGGTCACCCTTGAGCAGTGGCGGGTGCTACAGGCCGTGGTCGATTGCGGCGGGTTTGCGCAGGCGGCAGAGCGCTTGCACCGTAGCCAATCCTCGGTCAGTTACGCGGTAGCGCGGTTACAGGAGCAGATTGGGATGTCGCTGCTGGAGATCGAGGGACGCAAGGCGCAGTTGACGGCGGCGGGCGAGGCCCTGTTGCGCCGGTCGCGGCAACTGGTAAGCGATGCCCTGGAGTTGGAACAATTTGCCGCTGACCTCGAACAGGGCTGGGAGCCCGAGATACGGTTGCTGGTCGATGCGGCCTTTCCCAATGCGCAGTTGATGGCAGTGTTAAAGCGCTTTGTTCCGCTCAGCCGCGGAACACGGGTGCAGCTCAGCGAGGTTGTATTATCGGGGGCGGAAGAGGCGCTGCTGGAAGGCAAGGCCGATCTGGTGATTGGCGCCATCGTACCGCCTGGCTTTCTCGGCGAACCGTTACTGGATGTTGAATTTCTTGCGGTTGCACATCCCGCACATCCCTTGCATCAAATCGAGCCTCCCTTGCTAGAGCACGATCTGCGGCGCGAATTACAAGTCGTGATTCGCGATTCCGGATTACAGCGTAAGCGGGATGTTGGCTGGCTGGGCTCGGAATATCGTTGGACGGTGACCAATTTTGAAACAGCGCTCGATACGATATTTGCTGGGCTGGCATTTGGTTGGTTGCCGTGCAGTCGTATCCAGATGCCCCTGGAACAAGGGCTCATCAAGGCGCTGCCCTTGCGTGAAGGTCAGCGCCAACTCGTCAATTTGTATATGATTTTCGGGCAGCCTAATCGTGTCGGCCCGGCCACGGCCACGCTGGCGCGGTTGCTGCGCGAAGGCTGCGCAGGCGGCTGA
- a CDS encoding DUF465 domain-containing protein: MADDEIQVIKKRIIELKLEHRDLDDVIRHLIEQPTADQLQITRLKKRKLLLKDTIHKLQSSLIPDMPA, translated from the coding sequence ATGGCTGACGATGAAATTCAGGTCATCAAGAAGCGCATTATCGAATTGAAGCTCGAGCACCGCGATCTCGATGATGTGATTCGGCATCTGATAGAACAGCCTACTGCTGATCAATTACAGATCACGCGCTTGAAAAAACGCAAACTGCTGCTCAAAGACACAATCCATAAATTGCAGAGCAGTTTAATCCCGGATATGCCCGCTTGA
- the msrB gene encoding peptide-methionine (R)-S-oxide reductase MsrB, with protein MNNKDDTSDRDWKAELTSEQYYVTRQCGTEPPFSGEYYNHKAEGTYRCVCCGAPLFASTQKYDSGSGWPSFWAPTDKSRVEERPDLSHGMKRTEIRCAACEAHLGHVFNDGPAPTGQRYCVNSLALRFTDKDR; from the coding sequence ATGAATAATAAAGACGATACTTCTGATCGCGACTGGAAGGCGGAACTGACCTCCGAGCAGTATTATGTGACGCGCCAGTGTGGTACCGAGCCACCATTCAGCGGTGAATATTACAATCACAAGGCGGAGGGCACTTACCGTTGCGTCTGTTGTGGTGCCCCGCTCTTTGCTTCAACCCAAAAATATGACTCCGGCAGTGGTTGGCCCAGTTTTTGGGCGCCCACGGATAAGTCGCGGGTGGAGGAGCGGCCAGATCTTTCTCACGGCATGAAGCGGACTGAAATCCGTTGTGCGGCCTGCGAGGCTCACTTGGGGCATGTTTTTAACGATGGCCCGGCGCCGACCGGGCAGCGTTACTGTGTTAACTCGCTGGCCCTGCGTTTTACTGATAAAGATCGGTAA